In one window of Hevea brasiliensis isolate MT/VB/25A 57/8 chromosome 10, ASM3005281v1, whole genome shotgun sequence DNA:
- the LOC131169589 gene encoding receptor-like protein EIX2, giving the protein MTSLQNLDLSINTFNSSLPKWFFHLGSLVSVNLAHNSFESPISSEPQNITSLKKLDLYANNFNSSISNWLYNCSHLELLDLAYNSLQGKISSAIAGLTSLTNLDLSTNKELELDGGISRSLKNHCKLRFLSLLEVKLSQDINDILEILSAGCVSNGLESLELDGCQLFGCLTNHPSHFRNLVNLRLSVNSISGTLPVWFGALANVVEIDIAHNFLEGNVSEIHFTNLTKLESFDASENHLMLRVCSNWIPPFDHIEFLRLRSWVIGPQFPVWLHSLKYLREVDLSNTKISSIPYWFWNMSAQFHYLNISHNQIHGTIPHIPNIDPSYSSIDLSSNHFSGPLPWIYASVETLILHNNSFSGSISHFLCYKKNQVKGMINLNLDNNLLSGEIPDCWMNWPELWFLTLNNNNLSGNIPKSIGALTSLKSLHLRNNNLSGEIPLSLQNCSKLTTLDIGENELIGHIPTWIGERLSNLVILIFRANKFHGHIPKELCHLASLQILDLSHNNLSGIFPSCIKNFSSMTKIDSVAQVFNVSSGYLYFGDDALIVMKGRMVEYEKILKFVKSIDLSDNNLSGEIPEEITSLLSLQSLNLSDNLFSGKIPEDIGDMKMIEVLDFSQNQLFGAIPQSITNLTFLNLLNLSNNNLSGRIPTSTQLLTFSSSSFVGNKGLCGPPVSENCSENGVILNNGKDEEKGKGDGAEVDWFYVSMALGFIVGFWSVLGPLAINRRWRYVYFHFLDYLGHKIWWSLRKNGVFEGPKRILPLRSIFYSQRCQKQVFKLKYALTKLCITCRISYADLHKEKDHCSRTSRNVHKETA; this is encoded by the exons ATGACTTCCCTCCAAAATCTTGACCTCTCAATAAATACTTTTAATTCTTCACTTCCCAAATGGTTTTTCCATCTTGGATCTCTAGTTTCTGTGAATTTGGCACATAATAGCTTTGAAAGTCCGATTTCTAGTGAACCTCAAAACATCACTTCTTTGAAAAAACTCGATTTATATGCGAACAATTTCAATTCCTCAATATCCAATTGGTTATACAATTGTAGCCACCTTGAGCTCCTTGATCTTGCTTACAATTCCCTTCAAGGTAAAATTTCTAGCGCCATTGCAGGCCTTACCTCTCTCACCAACCTTGATTTGTCAACAAACAAAGAACTTGAACTTGACGGAGGAATTTCAAGATCGTTAAAAAATCATTGCAAATTGAGGTTCCTCTCTTTGTTAGAAGTGAAGCTAAGCCAAGACATAAATGATATCCTTGAGATTCTATCTGCAGGATGTGTTTCAAATGGGCTAGAGTCATTGGAGTTAGACGGTTGCCAATTATTTGGTTGTTTGACCAATCATCCCAGCCATTTTAGGAATTTGGTCAACCTTCGTCTTTCGGTTAATTCCATTTCAGGAACTCTCCCTGTGTGGTTTGGAGCACTTGCAAATGTGGTGGAGATAGATATTGCTCACAATTTTTTAGAGGGTAATGTTTCTGAAATCCATTTTACAAACCTCACAAAATTGGAATCGTTTGATGCTTCTGAGAATCATTTGATGTTGAGAGTTTGTTCGAACTGGATTCCACCTTTTGACCATATTGAATTCTTAAGATTGAGATCTTGGGTTATTGGCCCACAATTTCCGGTATGGCTTCATTCTCTAAAATATTTACGTGAAGTGGATTTGTCAAACACAAAAATTTCTAGTATTCCCTACTGGTTCTGGAACATGTCTGCACAATTTCACTATTTAAATATCTCTCACAACCAAATCCATGGGACCATTCCTCATATCCCTAATATTGATCCATCTTATTCATCGATTGACTTGAGTTCAAATCACTTCAGTGGTCCATTACCTTGGATCTATGCCAGTGTGGAAACGTTGATTCTTCACAATAATTCATTTTCAGGTTCCATATCCCACTTCCTTTGTTATAAGAAGAATCAAGTGAAGGGAATGATTAATCTTAACCTTGACAATAATCTTTTATCCGGAGAAATACCAGATTGTTGGATGAATTGGCCAGAACTGTGGTTTTTAACTTTAAACAACAACAACTTGAGTGGCAATATTCCCAAGTCGATTGGGGCTTTAACGTCCCTTAAATCCTTGCATCTTCGTAATAATAACCTCTCAGGTGAAATACCTTTGTCACTTCAAAATTGTTCGAAGTTGACCACACTTGACATTGGTGAAAATGAACTGATCGGGCACATTCCAACATGGATTGGGGAAAGGCTTTCCAATTTGGTTATTCTCATCTTTCGTGCAAACAAGTTTCATGGGCATATACCTAAGGAACTTTGTCATTTGGCTTCTTTGCAGATTCTAGACCTTTCCCATAATAATCTCTCTGGCATCTTCCCAAGTTGCATTAAAAACTTTAGTTCAATGACTAAAATTGATTCAGTAGCACAAGTTTTTAATGTGTCTTCTGGATATTTATATTTCGGAGATGATGCATTGATTGTGATGAAAGGAAGAATGGTTGAGTATGAGAAAATTCTAAAATTCGTGAAAAGTATAGATCTTTCTGACAATAATTTATCAGGAGAGATTCCAGAAGAAATAACAAGTCTTCTATCATTACAATCTCTTAATTTGTCAGATAACTTGTTTTCTGGAAAGATTCCTGAGGATATTGGTGATATGAAAATGATAGAAGTTTTGGACTTTTCTCAAAATCAATTATTCGGAGCAATTCCTCAAAGCATCACAAATCTAACATTTCTGAACTTGTTGAACTTGTCCAATaataatttgagtgggagaattCCTACAAGCACTCAGTTGCTGACTTTTAGCTCTTCTAGCTTTGTTGGCAACAAAGGACTATGTGGACCTCCAGTCTCTGAGAATTGTAGCGAAAATGGCGTTATACTTAACAATggaaaagatgaagagaaagGAAAGGGTGATGGTGCTGAAGTGGATTGGTTCTATGTGAGCATGGCTCTTGGATTCATTGTGGGCTTTTGGAGTGTGTTGGGACCTCTAGCTATTAATAGACGATGGAGATATGTGTATTTTCATTTCCTGGATTATTTGGGGCACAAAATTTGGTGGAGTTTAAG gaaaaatggtgtttttgaaggaccaaagagaattttgccattgaggagtatcttctacagccaaaggtgtcaaaaacaagttttcaagctgaaatatgcattgaccaaactgtgcataacttgccgcataagctatgcagatctgcataaggagaaagatcactgttccagaaccagccgaaatgtgcataaggagactgcatag